A section of the Streptomyces sp. NBC_00178 genome encodes:
- a CDS encoding bifunctional 4-hydroxy-2-oxoglutarate aldolase/2-dehydro-3-deoxy-phosphogluconate aldolase, with translation MTQTLTPAVLDVIDRLREARVVPTVRAPDAEAADGLARELVAGGLTTFEFTATTPGWQALLATWTRDHPEATVGLGTVTSTETAEQALEAGARFLVSPFQVPEVRPVADAADRLFVEGGHTPTELRASAERGVAKLFPAHVGGIAYLTSLLAVLPGARIMATGGVTVANAGDWLAAGAFTASIGSDLYRGGDIRGNVARLTRSLTSGDRGTPSGNRPDR, from the coding sequence ATGACACAGACACTCACCCCGGCGGTACTCGATGTCATCGACCGGCTGCGCGAGGCGCGCGTCGTACCGACCGTACGGGCACCCGACGCCGAAGCCGCCGACGGCCTGGCCCGCGAACTCGTCGCCGGCGGCCTCACCACCTTCGAGTTCACCGCCACCACCCCCGGATGGCAGGCCCTCCTCGCCACCTGGACCCGCGACCACCCCGAAGCCACGGTCGGGCTCGGCACCGTGACATCGACGGAGACGGCGGAACAGGCCCTGGAAGCGGGCGCCCGCTTCCTGGTCAGCCCCTTCCAGGTACCCGAGGTGCGGCCGGTCGCCGACGCCGCCGACCGGCTCTTCGTCGAGGGCGGACACACCCCCACGGAACTGCGCGCGTCGGCCGAGCGCGGGGTCGCCAAACTCTTCCCGGCCCACGTGGGCGGCATCGCCTACCTCACCTCGCTGCTCGCCGTGCTGCCCGGCGCCAGGATCATGGCCACGGGCGGTGTGACCGTCGCGAACGCCGGGGACTGGCTCGCCGCGGGAGCGTTCACCGCCAGCATCGGAAGCGACCTCTACCGGGGCGGCGACATCCGGGGCAATGTAGCCCGGCTGACGCGGTCCCTCACATCCGGTGATCGCGGCACACCGTCCGGGAACCGACCGGACCGGTAG
- a CDS encoding HPr family phosphocarrier protein → MTHSPYDTKEQAIRTVERRLVVTEKAGLHARPAALFAQTAARYQAEITVARPRSSEASAVPGPEASARSMLSLMTLNIRYGDEIVLTARGEDGTEALDALAVIAAPDPS, encoded by the coding sequence GTGACCCACAGTCCATATGACACCAAGGAGCAGGCCATCCGCACCGTTGAACGCCGACTCGTCGTGACAGAGAAGGCGGGGCTCCACGCCCGGCCGGCAGCCCTCTTCGCGCAGACCGCCGCTCGCTACCAGGCAGAGATCACCGTGGCACGCCCCCGGTCCTCCGAGGCGTCCGCCGTGCCGGGCCCGGAGGCGTCCGCCCGGAGCATGCTGTCCCTGATGACGCTCAACATCAGGTACGGCGACGAGATCGTCCTCACAGCCCGGGGAGAGGACGGCACCGAAGCCCTGGACGCCCTCGCCGTCATCGCCGCGCCCGACCCTTCCTGA
- a CDS encoding DgaE family pyridoxal phosphate-dependent ammonia lyase — MGVYEELGISPAINASGKMTALGGSVLDDTVVAAMAEAARNHVVMDDLMKVAGEVIAKATGAEDGCPTTGAASGIAIAVAALVAGMEPDRIERLPDPGDRPHEVLLLKGHSVNFGAPVRQMVALGGGRVVEVGSVNKVTAAHVEGAITGRTAALLYVQSHHTVHKGSVSLADMIAMGRRHDIPVIVDAAAEDDLRHWPATGADLVVFSGGKAIGGPTSGLVCGRRTLIEACRAQYTGIARPMKVGKETVLGLLQALRTYGDDEVGDGGRERMAALAAQLGGLPGVTATVERDEAGRNIHRAVLTVDPVTARLDAQGVARELAAGSPPVFLRDHQANTGRLSIDPRPITVAEEAELVTRISALLGAG, encoded by the coding sequence ATGGGTGTGTACGAGGAACTGGGGATCTCGCCCGCCATCAACGCCAGCGGAAAGATGACCGCCCTCGGAGGAAGTGTGCTCGACGACACGGTGGTTGCCGCGATGGCGGAGGCGGCCAGGAACCACGTGGTCATGGACGACCTGATGAAGGTCGCAGGTGAGGTCATCGCGAAGGCCACCGGAGCCGAGGACGGCTGCCCCACCACCGGCGCGGCCTCGGGAATCGCCATAGCCGTCGCCGCCCTCGTCGCGGGCATGGAGCCGGACCGCATCGAGCGGCTCCCCGACCCGGGCGACCGGCCGCACGAAGTCCTGCTCCTCAAGGGCCACTCCGTGAACTTCGGCGCCCCCGTGCGGCAGATGGTCGCACTCGGCGGCGGACGGGTCGTCGAGGTCGGCTCCGTGAACAAGGTGACCGCCGCCCACGTGGAGGGCGCCATCACCGGGCGGACCGCCGCACTCCTCTACGTCCAGTCACACCATACGGTGCACAAGGGGAGCGTTTCCCTCGCCGACATGATCGCGATGGGACGCCGGCACGACATCCCCGTGATCGTGGACGCCGCTGCCGAGGACGACCTCCGTCACTGGCCGGCCACCGGAGCCGACCTGGTCGTCTTCAGTGGTGGCAAGGCGATCGGCGGCCCCACGTCAGGCCTCGTCTGCGGCCGCCGCACCCTCATCGAAGCGTGTCGCGCCCAGTACACGGGCATCGCGCGGCCGATGAAGGTGGGCAAGGAGACCGTGCTCGGCCTCCTTCAGGCCCTGCGCACGTACGGCGACGACGAGGTCGGCGACGGAGGCAGGGAACGCATGGCCGCCCTCGCCGCACAGCTGGGCGGGCTGCCGGGGGTCACGGCCACCGTGGAACGCGACGAGGCGGGCCGGAACATCCACCGGGCGGTCCTGACCGTCGACCCCGTCACCGCCCGACTCGACGCGCAGGGCGTCGCGCGCGAACTCGCGGCCGGCAGCCCGCCGGTCTTCCTCCGCGACCACCAGGCGAACACCGGCCGCCTTTCCATCGACCCCCGCCCCATCACGGTGGCGGAGGAGGCCGAACTGGTGACCCGTATAAGCGCACTGCTCGGAGCCGGCTGA
- a CDS encoding DUF4310 family protein, which yields MTTTDIGVNDDTGQGADGRRPRPWEGGFWLSEWAFPLLVASLASGIFAGTHLYYTYQTGVFNEVAVVALLKAGMENGSYGAAAAFGAGFLFARIIEAPMVGILDIGGSLQTGVGIGIPAMLLAAGVTAPLEHFWLALPTGAVIGLAIGWLVLVIRRATLNSPDAGSTFGADVMMGAGNSAGRYLGPLVILAAATASVPVGLGSTLGAILFYWWKKPLTGGAILGAMAAGLFFPIAK from the coding sequence GTGACCACCACCGACATCGGCGTGAACGACGACACCGGACAGGGCGCGGACGGCCGGCGCCCCCGCCCCTGGGAAGGCGGCTTCTGGCTCTCCGAATGGGCCTTCCCGCTCTTGGTCGCCTCACTTGCCTCGGGCATCTTCGCGGGAACACACCTCTACTACACCTACCAGACCGGCGTCTTCAACGAAGTCGCAGTGGTCGCACTGCTCAAAGCGGGTATGGAGAACGGGAGTTACGGAGCAGCCGCCGCCTTCGGCGCGGGATTCCTGTTCGCCCGGATCATCGAGGCCCCGATGGTGGGGATCCTCGACATCGGCGGCTCGCTGCAGACCGGGGTCGGCATCGGCATCCCCGCCATGCTCCTGGCCGCCGGAGTCACCGCGCCCCTCGAACACTTCTGGCTCGCGCTCCCCACCGGCGCGGTCATCGGACTGGCCATCGGGTGGTTGGTGCTGGTGATCCGCAGGGCCACCCTGAACTCGCCCGACGCGGGATCGACCTTCGGCGCCGACGTGATGATGGGCGCGGGCAACTCCGCGGGACGCTATCTGGGCCCGCTCGTCATTCTCGCCGCGGCGACCGCATCCGTCCCCGTCGGCCTCGGGTCGACCCTCGGAGCGATCCTCTTCTACTGGTGGAAGAAGCCCCTGACGGGCGGTGCCATTCTCGGCGCCATGGCCGCCGGCCTGTTCTTCCCCATCGCCAAGTGA
- a CDS encoding DUF4311 domain-containing protein, protein MNETLTILLESAVIGALIGFGAGAGVARMFHAPKAQGMGAFRTLGELNACENDPIAHFSFGFGFFFNAWASTVGAGALSGDVDHRIVPHWAASIAMFKNRNLAETLHNPRRMALTGAAVGIVLISLLNTTAASIPHSLQSVASQVLGPASDWLLNPVMPIIFWMAAVDAGRRTGGWGTVLGGIAHIVMGNAVPGIVLGIVVGKGIDDMGWNRITKSLTAAVVALFVASSFLRGVDMDLLEQMKIGVPGWLHQLHESTGTAGQ, encoded by the coding sequence ATGAACGAAACACTCACCATCCTGCTGGAATCCGCCGTCATCGGGGCACTCATCGGCTTCGGTGCGGGCGCGGGCGTCGCCCGCATGTTCCACGCCCCGAAAGCCCAGGGCATGGGCGCCTTCCGCACCCTGGGCGAACTCAACGCCTGTGAGAACGACCCGATCGCCCACTTCTCCTTCGGTTTCGGCTTCTTCTTCAACGCCTGGGCGAGCACCGTCGGCGCCGGCGCGCTCTCCGGAGACGTCGACCACCGGATCGTGCCGCACTGGGCGGCCTCGATCGCGATGTTCAAGAACAGGAACCTCGCCGAGACCCTGCACAACCCCCGTCGCATGGCCCTCACGGGCGCCGCCGTCGGGATCGTGCTCATCTCCCTTCTCAACACCACCGCCGCCTCCATCCCGCACTCGCTCCAGAGCGTCGCCTCCCAGGTGCTCGGACCGGCCTCGGACTGGCTGCTCAACCCGGTCATGCCGATCATCTTCTGGATGGCCGCCGTGGACGCCGGCCGGCGTACCGGCGGGTGGGGGACGGTCCTCGGCGGCATCGCCCACATCGTGATGGGCAACGCCGTACCCGGCATCGTGCTCGGCATCGTCGTCGGCAAGGGCATCGACGACATGGGCTGGAACCGCATCACCAAGAGCCTCACCGCAGCGGTCGTCGCGCTCTTCGTGGCCAGCTCCTTCCTGCGCGGTGTCGACATGGACCTGCTCGAACAGATGAAGATCGGCGTGCCCGGCTGGCTGCACCAGCTGCACGAGAGCACCGGCACGGCCGGTCAGTGA
- a CDS encoding DUF4312 family protein: MHHSEQTLRLTGTGPTKERAFGAVMRQVQSAAAGKEGGVTFRVEPLALEVLSAAEHRRTERFLGLLFPRTRVHYEISMNVRVRVTSLDLDAVDFAVREEKLSTTKHLLQMR, translated from the coding sequence ATGCACCATTCCGAACAGACCCTGCGGCTGACCGGCACCGGTCCCACCAAGGAACGGGCCTTCGGCGCCGTCATGCGGCAGGTCCAGTCGGCCGCGGCAGGGAAGGAGGGCGGCGTCACCTTCCGGGTGGAGCCTTTGGCGCTGGAGGTCCTGTCGGCAGCGGAACACCGCAGAACCGAGCGGTTCCTCGGACTGCTCTTCCCCAGAACGCGCGTGCACTACGAGATCAGCATGAACGTGCGGGTGCGCGTGACCTCCCTCGACCTCGACGCGGTGGACTTCGCCGTACGCGAGGAGAAGTTGAGCACCACCAAGCATCTGCTCCAGATGAGGTGA
- a CDS encoding SFCGS family glycine-rich protein has product MSDTAKIVIGNRLGKGQAVAEGVRKAGLVPVLIPGPGADMKVGDVMAAEGAVLGLSFCGSGGAGAVTAKAKYGHDIEFGMRSPEAGVTAVQQGKRVLGFGFLDTEELGFKIAQALQKELDAQAGSA; this is encoded by the coding sequence GTGTCGGACACTGCGAAAATCGTCATCGGCAATCGGCTCGGCAAGGGCCAGGCGGTCGCGGAGGGAGTCAGGAAGGCGGGCCTCGTGCCCGTCCTGATACCGGGACCCGGCGCCGACATGAAGGTCGGCGACGTGATGGCCGCCGAGGGCGCGGTACTCGGGCTGAGCTTCTGCGGCAGCGGCGGCGCCGGCGCCGTGACGGCCAAGGCGAAGTACGGCCACGACATCGAGTTCGGCATGCGCAGCCCGGAGGCGGGCGTCACCGCCGTCCAACAGGGCAAGCGAGTCCTCGGTTTCGGCTTTCTCGACACCGAGGAACTCGGCTTCAAGATCGCCCAGGCCCTGCAGAAGGAACTGGACGCGCAGGCCGGGAGCGCCTGA
- a CDS encoding amidohydrolase/deacetylase family metallohydrolase → MSGSPGESATSRRPEALHGTNSSRAELTRVEAGPYDLVVGGGLLIDPEKGTSTVGDIAVRDGRISAVLASGTAGGACAEYVDAHGLLVTPGLIDLHAHVYDGATGLGIAADLAGIGSGVTTVVDAGSSGSDTFEDFERTVVAPSTTRVLSWLNISRHGLTRGTTELAGHDDIRSADTVRTILARRDVIRGIKIRMSRSVVGRNGLEPLRAAKRITEQIAAETGAPFPVMVHVGNAPPAFGDVLDLLGPGDVVTHAFHGKAGGLFPEADSGPLRQARDAVERGVRLDVGHGSASFAFDTMERALEHGIRPHTVSTDIHGRSLVGPVHDLTTTMTKLIAAGLTLDETVRAATSAAAESIGLAGEIGSFATGSVADITLLERVEDATPLVDAEGRTRTAGHRLTAVAAVRAGITHRIRKADA, encoded by the coding sequence ATGTCTGGTTCCCCTGGCGAGTCGGCGACGAGCCGCAGGCCCGAGGCCCTCCACGGGACGAACTCCTCTCGAGCGGAGCTCACCCGCGTCGAGGCCGGCCCCTACGATCTGGTCGTCGGCGGCGGTCTGCTGATCGACCCTGAGAAGGGCACGTCCACGGTGGGCGACATCGCCGTCCGCGACGGCCGTATCTCCGCCGTGCTCGCATCCGGCACGGCGGGCGGCGCGTGCGCCGAGTACGTCGACGCGCACGGACTGCTGGTCACGCCCGGCCTCATCGACCTGCACGCGCACGTCTACGACGGTGCCACCGGCCTCGGTATCGCGGCAGATCTGGCCGGGATCGGGTCGGGTGTGACCACCGTGGTCGACGCGGGCAGTTCGGGATCCGACACCTTCGAGGACTTCGAGCGGACCGTCGTGGCGCCCAGCACCACGCGCGTCCTCAGCTGGCTCAACATCTCCCGGCACGGCCTGACTCGGGGAACGACCGAACTCGCGGGGCACGACGACATCCGGTCGGCGGACACCGTCAGAACGATCCTCGCGCGCCGCGACGTCATCCGCGGCATCAAGATACGCATGAGCCGGTCGGTGGTCGGGCGGAACGGTCTGGAACCACTGCGCGCGGCCAAACGCATCACGGAGCAGATCGCCGCGGAGACCGGCGCACCCTTCCCCGTGATGGTGCATGTCGGAAACGCTCCCCCCGCGTTCGGTGACGTACTCGACCTCCTCGGCCCCGGCGACGTCGTCACCCATGCCTTTCACGGCAAGGCCGGAGGTCTCTTCCCCGAAGCGGACTCCGGGCCTCTTCGGCAGGCCCGCGACGCCGTGGAGCGCGGGGTCCGCCTCGATGTCGGACACGGTAGTGCCAGCTTCGCCTTCGACACCATGGAACGCGCGCTGGAACACGGGATCCGCCCGCACACCGTCAGCACCGACATCCACGGGCGGAGTCTCGTGGGCCCGGTCCACGACCTCACCACCACCATGACGAAGCTCATCGCCGCAGGACTGACGCTCGACGAGACGGTCCGCGCGGCGACTTCCGCGGCCGCCGAGTCCATCGGACTCGCAGGCGAGATCGGCTCCTTCGCCACCGGCTCCGTCGCGGACATCACGCTCCTGGAGCGAGTGGAGGACGCCACCCCCCTCGTGGACGCCGAAGGCCGCACGCGCACCGCAGGGCACCGGCTCACCGCGGTGGCCGCCGTACGGGCAGGCATCACGCACCGCATCCGAAAGGCCGACGCATGA
- a CDS encoding IclR family transcriptional regulator, with protein sequence MPASNSVAKALRVLDALAQPDAPHRLGEIAERAGVPKASAHRILGTLVAEGFAAPDGEGRYGIGDRLQAMAARVLSEDTVGIGAVLRTLQQRLGLTVHLAVLNGDHATYTHKVDPDRAYRIATEVGMRLPLHATAAGKALLAHLPAAEASVLIDGTPLMARTAHTVTDPAEVHRELETARADGFAIDYEEHEQSICSLAAPVLDSDGYPVGAVSISALTFLVTRDQLPSFADAVRQAAADVARRL encoded by the coding sequence GTGCCGGCTTCCAACTCCGTGGCCAAGGCACTGCGGGTGCTGGACGCGCTGGCCCAGCCGGACGCACCGCACCGGCTGGGTGAGATCGCGGAACGCGCCGGCGTACCGAAGGCGAGCGCCCACCGCATCCTCGGCACGCTGGTGGCGGAGGGGTTCGCGGCGCCGGACGGTGAGGGCCGCTACGGCATCGGGGACCGGCTCCAGGCGATGGCCGCGCGTGTCCTGTCGGAGGACACGGTCGGGATCGGCGCGGTACTGCGCACACTTCAGCAGCGACTCGGCCTGACGGTGCACCTTGCCGTCCTGAACGGCGATCACGCCACCTACACGCACAAGGTGGACCCCGACCGCGCCTACCGCATCGCCACGGAGGTCGGCATGCGGCTGCCGCTGCACGCGACCGCCGCGGGCAAGGCGCTGCTCGCCCATCTCCCCGCGGCGGAAGCATCGGTGCTGATCGACGGCACACCGCTGATGGCCAGGACCGCACACACGGTGACGGATCCCGCGGAGGTGCACCGGGAGCTCGAGACGGCGCGTGCCGACGGTTTCGCCATCGACTACGAGGAACACGAACAGTCGATCTGCTCGCTGGCCGCGCCGGTGCTCGACAGCGACGGCTACCCGGTGGGCGCCGTCTCGATCTCGGCGCTCACCTTCCTCGTCACCCGGGACCAACTTCCCTCGTTCGCCGACGCGGTGCGACAGGCGGCGGCGGACGTGGCGAGGCGCCTCTGA
- the petE gene encoding plastocyanin: MNTYTVKVGSDAGRLAFQPGKLTVAPGDTIEWVCNAQPPHNIVFDPAKNPNGDSRMAKTLSHTTPMTNPGDVQATVVPRDAPPGDYHFYSEPHRDAGMEGILTVTHA; the protein is encoded by the coding sequence ATGAACACCTACACCGTCAAAGTCGGCTCGGACGCGGGCCGGCTCGCCTTCCAGCCCGGGAAACTGACCGTGGCACCCGGGGACACCATCGAGTGGGTGTGCAACGCGCAGCCCCCGCACAACATCGTGTTCGACCCCGCCAAGAACCCGAACGGCGACAGCAGAATGGCTAAGACCCTCAGCCACACCACGCCCATGACAAACCCCGGTGACGTCCAGGCAACCGTCGTCCCCCGTGATGCACCCCCCGGTGACTACCACTTCTACAGCGAGCCCCATCGCGACGCGGGTATGGAGGGCATCCTCACCGTCACGCACGCATGA
- a CDS encoding FtsW/RodA/SpoVE family cell cycle protein, with product MSRHSGVSAHSTPAAGGENWRNTELGLLALAVLIPVLAYANVGLALDGGLPAGLLAYGLGIGVLAGVGHLVVRRFAPFADPLLLPLAALLNGLGLVLIWRLDQSERLQARGEFFEASPRQLLNSALGMALFVAVVVLLKDHRVLQRYTYISMALSMILLVLPLVPGLSADSYGAKIWIRIPGLGTLQPGEFVKIVIAVFFAGYLMVKRDAMALASRRFLGLHLPRGRDLGPILVVWAMSILILVFETDLGTSLLFFGMFVVMVYVATERTSWIVFGLLMAAGGAVGVASFESHVQQRVQAWLDPLREYSLSRQGVVGHSEQSMEALWAFGSGGVLGTGLGQGDSDLIGFAANSDFILAAFAEELGLTGVMAILLVYGLIVERGIRTALAARDPFGKLLAAGLSGAFGLQVFVVAGGVMGLIPLTGMTLPFVAYGGSSVIANWALVGILIRISDAARRPAPAPSPEPDHAPVREPSGRR from the coding sequence ATGAGCAGGCATTCAGGCGTCTCGGCGCACTCCACGCCCGCAGCCGGCGGGGAGAACTGGCGCAACACCGAGCTCGGCCTGCTGGCGCTGGCCGTCCTCATCCCTGTACTGGCCTACGCCAACGTGGGCCTCGCCCTCGACGGCGGCCTCCCTGCGGGCCTGCTCGCGTACGGACTCGGAATCGGCGTCCTGGCAGGTGTCGGCCATCTCGTGGTCCGTCGGTTCGCGCCGTTCGCTGATCCGCTGCTGTTACCCCTGGCCGCGCTGCTGAACGGCCTCGGCCTCGTGCTCATCTGGCGGCTGGACCAGTCCGAACGGCTCCAGGCACGCGGTGAGTTCTTCGAGGCGTCGCCCCGGCAGCTCCTCAACTCCGCGCTCGGTATGGCGCTCTTCGTGGCGGTGGTTGTCCTCCTCAAGGATCACCGTGTCCTGCAGCGTTATACCTACATCTCCATGGCACTGTCCATGATCCTGCTCGTGCTCCCCCTCGTACCCGGACTGAGCGCCGACAGCTACGGGGCGAAGATCTGGATCAGGATCCCCGGGCTCGGCACACTGCAGCCGGGGGAGTTCGTGAAGATCGTCATCGCCGTCTTCTTCGCCGGGTACCTCATGGTGAAGAGGGACGCGATGGCGCTGGCCAGCCGCCGGTTCCTGGGTCTGCATCTGCCCCGCGGCCGCGATCTCGGTCCCATTCTCGTGGTCTGGGCGATGTCCATCCTGATCCTGGTCTTCGAGACCGACCTGGGCACGTCGCTGCTGTTCTTCGGGATGTTCGTCGTCATGGTGTACGTGGCCACCGAGCGCACCAGCTGGATCGTCTTCGGCCTGCTCATGGCCGCGGGCGGCGCGGTGGGGGTCGCCTCCTTCGAGTCGCACGTCCAGCAGCGGGTTCAGGCGTGGCTGGACCCGCTGCGTGAATACAGCCTCAGCAGGCAGGGAGTGGTGGGTCACTCCGAGCAGTCCATGGAGGCACTGTGGGCCTTCGGCTCCGGCGGCGTCCTCGGCACGGGACTGGGCCAGGGAGACTCCGACCTCATCGGATTCGCCGCCAACTCCGACTTCATCCTGGCCGCGTTCGCCGAGGAGCTGGGTCTCACCGGTGTCATGGCCATCCTGCTCGTGTACGGCCTGATCGTGGAGCGGGGGATCCGCACGGCGCTCGCCGCCCGCGACCCGTTCGGGAAACTGCTCGCGGCAGGCCTCTCGGGAGCTTTCGGGCTCCAGGTCTTCGTGGTCGCGGGAGGCGTCATGGGCCTGATCCCGCTGACCGGGATGACGCTGCCGTTCGTGGCGTACGGCGGTTCCTCCGTCATCGCCAACTGGGCTCTCGTGGGCATCCTGATCCGGATCAGTGATGCCGCGCGCCGACCCGCACCGGCTCCGTCGCCCGAGCCGGACCACGCGCCGGTCCGGGAGCCCTCCGGCCGACGATGA
- a CDS encoding TetR/AcrR family transcriptional regulator has product MSEGTGGGSTSAARARLLDAATRVFYLEGIHSVGVDRVIAEAQVTRATLYRHFAGKDDLVLAYLDRADRGIRAGVEAARAGKGSAADEVRAVGRFITEGIQSPGFRGCAFLNAAAEYPDPAHPIHQAVLAHRQWFLDTVTALLEQVGDIPAVEAGRHLVMLRDGAMAGGCLFDPRLISESFLLGVEGILRARGA; this is encoded by the coding sequence ATGAGTGAGGGCACAGGAGGCGGCAGTACGTCGGCTGCGCGGGCACGGCTGCTGGACGCGGCGACCAGGGTCTTCTACCTGGAGGGAATCCACTCCGTCGGCGTCGACCGGGTCATCGCCGAGGCACAGGTCACCCGGGCCACGCTGTACCGGCACTTCGCGGGCAAGGACGACCTCGTCCTCGCCTATCTCGACCGAGCCGACCGGGGAATCCGAGCGGGCGTCGAGGCGGCTCGGGCGGGAAAGGGGTCGGCCGCCGACGAGGTGCGGGCGGTCGGCCGATTCATCACCGAGGGCATCCAGAGCCCAGGGTTCCGCGGCTGCGCCTTCCTCAACGCCGCGGCGGAATACCCCGATCCCGCCCACCCCATCCACCAGGCCGTCCTGGCCCACCGTCAGTGGTTCCTGGATACGGTCACCGCGTTGCTGGAGCAGGTCGGCGACATACCTGCCGTCGAAGCCGGCCGGCACCTCGTCATGCTCCGGGACGGCGCCATGGCCGGCGGCTGCCTCTTCGACCCGAGGCTGATCTCCGAGAGTTTCCTGCTGGGGGTCGAGGGAATTCTGCGGGCACGCGGAGCCTGA